A region of the Leeuwenhoekiella sp. MAR_2009_132 genome:
TAACCAGCCACTTACCGCAACTTTTTCATCTTTAGCATCTGCTCCCAAAATTATTTTTTGATTTCCAAATTTTGACAACCAACTCTTAAAAGTCTCCCGATCTTTAACGGCAATGCTTCCACCGGTAATTTGGTTTGCTCCACTTTCAAAAGCCACTCGTAAATCATCATCAGTCTTTAAACCGCCACCAAAATCGATTTTAAGGCTGGTTTGCGACGCTATTTGCTCTAAAACCTTATGGTTTACAATATGCTTGCTTTTAGCACCATCAAGGTCTACCAAGTGTAAATACTGTATTCCGTGGGCTTCAAATTCCTTTGCTACTTCAAGCGGATGTTCATTGTATATTTTCTTGGTATCATAGTCGCCTTTAGAAAGACGCACGCATTTACCATCTATGATATCTATTGCCGGGATTAATCTCATTCTATAATCTATAATTCATTATTTATTGTTTCTAATTCAAAGTGTTAGGCTCTAACGTTTAAACTTTGAACCTTTAAATTCAGAATTCTTGAGGTAATTCATA
Encoded here:
- the hisA gene encoding 1-(5-phosphoribosyl)-5-[(5-phosphoribosylamino)methylideneamino]imidazole-4-carboxamide isomerase, producing the protein MRLIPAIDIIDGKCVRLSKGDYDTKKIYNEHPLEVAKEFEAHGIQYLHLVDLDGAKSKHIVNHKVLEQIASQTSLKIDFGGGLKTDDDLRVAFESGANQITGGSIAVKDRETFKSWLSKFGNQKIILGADAKDEKVAVSGWLEESKEELIPFIQGYQLEGVSYVICTDISKDGMLEGPSFDLYKRILEETENLKLIASGGISTFDELPKLAELGCEGTIIGKAIYEGRISMKQLEGFILNK